The following are encoded in a window of Actinomyces oris genomic DNA:
- a CDS encoding purine-nucleoside phosphorylase: MNDKATGFALEPERLEALSVSSGAEGPGPAMEGAHQIARRTGAPRHDLLVVLGSGAADALASWGEPAASLRLSDLPGVMLPVAPGHEDRLDSYVVARGRKVGGQEDGGERRVLVARGRTHLYEGRGPGPVVALSRVAAAAGVHGAVLVNAGGCLRGWHIGEVMTITDHLNLTGSSPFDGPVFTDVRSVWDDELADVLRGVTERSGVYAAVRGPEYQTMAETRMLESAGADCVGMSTVLEAIALHHLGVRVAGMSVVSDLSFAQAPTDPDEVIRLVVGAHTTIAAGIEAVLAAMS, translated from the coding sequence GTGAACGACAAGGCCACAGGCTTCGCTCTCGAGCCTGAGCGTCTGGAGGCCCTGAGCGTGTCTTCTGGCGCAGAAGGCCCGGGCCCGGCCATGGAAGGCGCCCACCAGATCGCCCGACGCACCGGCGCGCCTCGCCACGATCTCCTGGTGGTCCTGGGGTCCGGCGCTGCTGACGCCCTGGCTTCCTGGGGTGAGCCGGCTGCGAGCCTGCGCCTGTCCGACCTGCCCGGGGTCATGCTCCCGGTCGCGCCGGGACATGAGGACCGCCTTGACTCCTATGTCGTCGCTCGTGGCCGGAAGGTGGGCGGACAAGAGGATGGGGGAGAGCGGCGCGTCCTCGTGGCTCGCGGACGGACCCACCTCTACGAGGGTCGCGGGCCCGGACCGGTGGTCGCCCTGTCCCGTGTCGCGGCTGCAGCCGGCGTACATGGCGCCGTCCTGGTCAACGCCGGCGGCTGCCTGCGCGGCTGGCACATCGGCGAGGTCATGACGATCACCGATCACCTCAACCTCACCGGCTCCTCACCCTTCGACGGCCCGGTCTTCACTGACGTGCGCAGTGTGTGGGACGACGAGCTTGCTGACGTCCTGCGCGGTGTCACAGAGAGGTCAGGCGTCTATGCCGCTGTGCGTGGGCCGGAGTATCAGACCATGGCGGAGACGCGAATGCTGGAGTCCGCCGGTGCCGACTGCGTCGGCATGTCCACCGTTCTGGAGGCCATCGCCCTGCACCACCTCGGGGTGCGCGTGGCCGGCATGAGCGTCGTCTCCGACCTGTCCTTCGCGCAGGCGCCCACCGATCCCGACGAGGTCATCCGACTCGTGGTCGGTGCGCACACGACGATCGCCGCCGGCATCGAGGCGGTGCTGGCGGCGATGTCGTGA